From Alteromonas sp. RKMC-009, one genomic window encodes:
- the mutT gene encoding 8-oxo-dGTP diphosphatase MutT, translating into MKEVHVAVGVVLRDGLVYICKRPDDKHQGGKWEFPGGKVDAGETVTQALARELKEEIGIDIQTSQPLTVIGHDYGDKRVLLDVHSVTDFAGEPAGLEGQQGKWLKLSALEPEDFPAANVAIIEKLQG; encoded by the coding sequence ATGAAAGAAGTGCATGTAGCCGTAGGTGTAGTACTTCGTGATGGGCTTGTTTATATCTGTAAGCGGCCCGACGACAAACATCAGGGCGGAAAGTGGGAGTTTCCCGGTGGTAAAGTGGATGCCGGCGAAACGGTAACTCAGGCACTGGCACGTGAGCTTAAAGAAGAGATTGGCATTGATATACAGACCAGTCAGCCACTGACTGTTATCGGTCACGATTACGGAGATAAGCGGGTACTGCTTGATGTTCATTCGGTAACAGACTTTGCCGGTGAACCTGCCGGTCTGGAAGGACAACAGGGCAAGTGGCTTAAGCTTTCTGCACTGGAGCCCGAAGATTTTCCCGCGGCGAATGTAGCGATCATAGAAAAGCTTCAGGGCTGA
- a CDS encoding ligand-binding sensor domain-containing protein, whose product MSTQGCPAILSTHQGRIEPVFVRCLPALLFFYALVFLFLFPADVIAAPVANETPATIPYSQYHQRIWDTRNNMPQVSAISIAEDNTGFIWVATEGGLARFDGNRFRIFDGRTSPLFSDPILRKVFVTPDDRLFVGTSNHLLKMEDGQIEEVLLDGKSLGAINDIIWFNGYLYAAGEGLFRVSANGDHVSRLAGEAGHIRTLATDQHRLWVGSSTGLSYLDGQHISQSVPASGLPSGAHIIHLAQYREQLLVGTSEGLFIASDSGKLRAYETTSGVINDPIEMLFADSKGNLWIGGKQRLLQLTGHTLVEEVTEIKGRTSPWFVSAFEDRAGNLWFGSRTHGLQRLRYDGTASLGKKAGLDEPYVWTFGKQGDGILAGTNAGLYLLKNHQFTPLIQDARLPNHVVYSILTATDNTLWLGTRSGLVHLDENYQVLQRFPQLDGMQINGIEQLPGGDVLVASTGGLFRWDQETLQKVSLSNGDEIGNTRFVFADNTGDIWAGTTGGLIHLNGKGEQMPVNDDILNTVSIAYIGQLKDGRMLVGTFQSGFAVKQQSGWYWPDERQLPASGVMFMAEQDDNLIISSLKGVYQISKHSLEAGAPVEVAMLVDDYGPESDTDGIRCCNGAGNAKGLVDGNILYLPTLNGVASIDLTLSAINRRGLIPVVDEIIVQGESVTKSGALLPEGERNLQINYTSPRFYRNSALEFRYRLNGYDRDWINAGNRREAFYTNLPPGDYTFEVEARLKEWNAWGEPAFFRFSMPPFWYEQQWMRLVFVLLAVLAFWAVYHIRTRRLERARLQLEAMVTARTAELDKANKQLAEANEQLQQASLTDSLTRLNNRRYLDTFIDKILAKAARQQRGVFCIILDMDNFKVLNDELGHAVGDDILVKFADILRREVRSADHVIRWGGEEFLIVLDAGISVSEFIGRLMCSMELTRWPHQQRLSSPPTCSVGVCYHPPGGEAGWTWSHTLILADKAMYMVKRCGKEGWLQLQPQQPVAEDLPEKVIKQKPEMLVNSNRFHMEGSPHILAAVSNLKNNIFPLRERK is encoded by the coding sequence ATGAGCACTCAGGGTTGTCCCGCTATTCTTTCAACGCATCAAGGCCGGATTGAGCCGGTATTTGTCCGCTGCCTGCCAGCTTTACTGTTTTTTTATGCATTGGTATTTCTGTTTCTTTTCCCTGCGGACGTAATTGCAGCTCCCGTCGCTAACGAAACGCCGGCGACTATTCCTTACAGTCAGTATCATCAGCGTATCTGGGATACCCGTAACAATATGCCTCAGGTCTCTGCCATCAGTATTGCTGAAGACAATACCGGCTTTATATGGGTAGCCACAGAGGGAGGACTGGCGAGGTTTGATGGCAACCGGTTCCGTATCTTTGATGGCAGAACATCTCCACTGTTTTCCGATCCTATCCTGCGAAAAGTCTTTGTGACACCGGATGACAGGTTATTTGTCGGTACATCAAATCACTTGCTCAAAATGGAAGACGGGCAAATAGAAGAAGTGCTGCTTGACGGGAAGTCTCTGGGAGCAATTAACGATATTATCTGGTTTAACGGATATCTTTACGCTGCCGGAGAGGGTCTTTTCCGGGTCTCTGCAAATGGTGACCATGTAAGCCGCCTGGCAGGGGAAGCAGGGCATATCCGAACCCTCGCCACAGATCAACATCGCCTCTGGGTTGGCTCAAGTACCGGACTGAGTTATCTGGACGGGCAACACATCAGCCAGTCAGTGCCCGCAAGCGGGCTGCCATCCGGCGCACATATTATCCACCTTGCGCAGTATCGCGAGCAGCTTCTGGTGGGGACGTCTGAAGGTCTTTTCATTGCCAGCGACAGTGGCAAACTCAGGGCGTATGAAACCACGTCCGGCGTAATTAACGATCCTATTGAGATGTTATTTGCTGACAGTAAGGGCAACCTCTGGATAGGCGGTAAGCAACGTCTTCTTCAACTTACCGGCCATACTCTGGTAGAAGAAGTTACCGAAATTAAAGGCAGGACGTCTCCCTGGTTTGTGTCTGCCTTCGAAGACAGAGCGGGCAACCTTTGGTTTGGAAGCCGCACTCACGGTCTGCAGCGTTTGCGCTATGACGGAACTGCCAGTCTGGGTAAAAAAGCCGGGCTTGATGAACCCTATGTCTGGACTTTTGGCAAGCAGGGGGACGGGATCCTTGCAGGCACGAATGCCGGGCTCTATCTGCTGAAAAATCATCAATTCACGCCTTTAATACAGGATGCCAGGTTGCCTAATCACGTGGTCTATTCAATATTAACGGCCACAGACAATACGCTATGGCTGGGAACACGCAGTGGTCTTGTGCATCTTGATGAAAACTACCAGGTGTTACAGCGGTTCCCGCAACTTGATGGTATGCAAATTAACGGCATTGAACAGCTTCCTGGCGGCGATGTGCTGGTGGCCTCTACAGGCGGATTGTTTCGCTGGGATCAGGAAACGCTGCAAAAAGTTTCGCTCAGTAACGGTGACGAGATTGGTAATACCCGCTTTGTGTTTGCAGACAACACTGGCGATATCTGGGCGGGCACCACCGGCGGCCTTATTCACCTGAACGGGAAGGGTGAGCAGATGCCTGTCAATGATGACATTCTCAACACAGTGTCAATTGCCTATATCGGACAACTCAAAGACGGCCGTATGCTGGTCGGGACTTTTCAGTCCGGCTTTGCGGTTAAGCAGCAGTCTGGCTGGTACTGGCCGGATGAACGTCAGCTACCGGCATCCGGCGTGATGTTTATGGCTGAACAAGACGACAATCTGATCATTTCCAGCCTGAAAGGTGTGTATCAGATAAGTAAGCATTCACTTGAAGCCGGAGCGCCGGTGGAGGTGGCTATGCTTGTGGACGATTATGGCCCGGAGTCCGACACCGACGGGATCCGCTGCTGTAACGGGGCGGGAAATGCAAAAGGTCTTGTTGACGGCAATATACTTTATCTGCCCACACTCAACGGAGTGGCAAGTATTGATTTAACTTTGAGTGCCATTAATCGCAGAGGACTGATACCGGTAGTCGATGAAATCATTGTGCAGGGCGAATCCGTGACAAAGTCGGGGGCTTTACTCCCTGAGGGGGAGCGGAATCTTCAGATCAATTACACCAGTCCCCGTTTTTACCGCAACAGTGCACTGGAATTCCGTTACCGTCTCAACGGGTACGACCGTGACTGGATTAACGCCGGAAACCGGCGGGAAGCGTTTTACACGAATTTACCCCCGGGCGATTACACATTTGAAGTGGAAGCCCGTCTGAAAGAGTGGAATGCCTGGGGAGAGCCTGCCTTTTTCCGTTTTTCCATGCCGCCGTTCTGGTACGAACAACAATGGATGCGACTGGTATTTGTGTTGCTCGCTGTCCTCGCTTTCTGGGCGGTATACCACATCAGAACCCGCAGACTGGAGCGCGCCAGACTGCAACTGGAGGCAATGGTAACTGCGCGGACTGCCGAGCTTGATAAAGCAAACAAGCAGCTGGCTGAAGCCAACGAACAATTGCAGCAGGCAAGCCTGACCGACTCCCTGACACGGCTAAATAACCGCCGCTATCTCGATACCTTTATCGATAAAATCCTTGCAAAGGCCGCCCGCCAGCAACGGGGGGTATTTTGTATCATTCTCGATATGGATAATTTCAAAGTCCTGAACGACGAATTAGGGCATGCTGTCGGGGACGATATTCTGGTTAAATTCGCAGATATTTTGCGCAGGGAAGTGCGCAGTGCTGATCACGTTATTCGCTGGGGCGGCGAAGAGTTTCTGATTGTGCTGGATGCAGGCATTTCCGTAAGTGAATTTATCGGACGCCTGATGTGTTCCATGGAACTGACGCGCTGGCCTCATCAACAACGGCTCAGCTCGCCGCCTACCTGTTCTGTTGGGGTATGTTATCACCCGCCCGGCGGGGAAGCCGGCTGGACGTGGTCACATACTCTTATCCTGGCTGATAAAGCAATGTACATGGTGAAGCGCTGCGGAAAAGAAGGCTGGCTTCAGTTACAGCCGCAGCAACCTGTGGCAGAAGATTTACCGGAAAAAGTCATTAAACAGAAGCCGGAGATGCTGGTTAACAGTAACCGTTTCCACATGGAAGGTTCACCGCATATTCTCGCGGCGGTAAGTAACCTGAAGAATAATATTTTTCCGCTACGGGAAAGAAAGTAG
- a CDS encoding methyl-accepting chemotaxis protein, whose product MALKKSTEASPATPAVRVDAKLRREAEEQRRKARTLARQQQAAERVATATAELASGISQSASATDQLGTAINEIAAGAEESSSASQESLAAITQISSSLVSQLTLSGQTLDKTNLLQTFVDRVMGNLGNMMDSVKTASEHQSRSVVMMSELEQQASNIGEAVKQVTRIADQTNLLALNAAIEAGRAGKHGKGFAVVADTVRALAEVSDKSAADIAMQIEQIQQQSNQVSDAVKQSSEAALEEVTKGEAVTSQLAKIKEDMQIIATGSETLQTKIREMDNAAKEIQAGSEAISCAADEQSSAAQEVSSNVSEQSSALSQAEQAAQSLEIITEELKNSTDINKSAEEVASSAEELSASMEEISRSTTEISTALNQINNGAQQAASAVDQAVSNIDTLRDGVAEASAQSENALTRGEAITELLKENRALIEEMVEGINTALETSKLNVSAITDMESMTRTIDKVIDTITTVSVKTSMLAVNGAVEAARAGEYGKGFAVVSADIQSLADEAAENVEQIKDLIKAIQDQTQNVKTDLTNVAESAYREVQKAKQTTEDIAGIAKDMAEVLSYNKEMQQAGEEIAAAVAQAQKGLEQIAAANEQASSNCQQALSAAEQQTKGVEILARSIEEISSVADEMQNS is encoded by the coding sequence ATGGCACTGAAAAAAAGCACTGAGGCCAGCCCGGCCACACCGGCCGTAAGAGTTGACGCGAAACTACGCAGAGAGGCAGAAGAGCAGCGAAGAAAAGCCCGCACCCTCGCCAGACAACAACAAGCTGCCGAACGGGTAGCGACGGCGACGGCTGAACTGGCCAGTGGCATCAGTCAGTCTGCCAGCGCGACCGACCAGTTAGGCACTGCTATCAACGAAATTGCCGCTGGTGCAGAAGAGTCCAGCAGTGCAAGTCAGGAGAGTCTGGCGGCAATTACCCAGATTTCTTCTTCACTGGTATCACAGCTTACGCTATCCGGACAGACCCTGGATAAAACCAATCTGCTTCAAACCTTCGTTGACCGTGTTATGGGCAACCTCGGCAATATGATGGACAGCGTAAAAACAGCTTCTGAACACCAGTCACGCTCTGTAGTCATGATGAGCGAGCTGGAGCAGCAAGCATCCAATATTGGTGAAGCCGTTAAACAAGTTACCCGCATTGCCGACCAGACCAACTTACTTGCATTAAATGCTGCAATCGAAGCCGGACGCGCCGGTAAGCACGGTAAAGGCTTTGCGGTAGTGGCCGATACCGTACGGGCTTTGGCTGAAGTATCGGATAAGAGCGCTGCCGATATCGCCATGCAAATCGAGCAAATTCAGCAGCAGTCAAATCAAGTTTCTGATGCAGTGAAACAATCATCGGAAGCGGCGCTCGAAGAAGTGACAAAAGGCGAAGCGGTAACCAGTCAGCTGGCCAAAATTAAGGAAGATATGCAGATAATTGCTACCGGCTCTGAAACGCTGCAAACCAAAATCCGTGAAATGGACAATGCCGCTAAAGAAATCCAGGCAGGGTCTGAAGCCATTTCCTGTGCTGCCGACGAGCAGTCATCTGCTGCTCAGGAAGTGTCCAGTAACGTATCTGAACAAAGCAGCGCGTTGTCACAAGCTGAGCAGGCTGCCCAGTCTCTGGAAATTATCACTGAAGAGCTGAAAAACAGCACCGACATCAATAAAAGCGCGGAAGAAGTGGCGTCCTCGGCAGAAGAGTTATCTGCAAGCATGGAGGAAATCAGCCGGTCAACCACAGAAATATCCACGGCACTGAATCAGATTAACAACGGTGCGCAACAGGCAGCGTCGGCAGTTGACCAGGCGGTGAGTAATATCGATACCCTCCGGGATGGTGTAGCGGAAGCCTCTGCTCAGTCTGAAAACGCGCTTACCCGTGGCGAGGCGATAACAGAACTGCTGAAAGAGAACCGTGCACTTATCGAAGAAATGGTGGAAGGCATCAATACCGCACTGGAAACCAGCAAACTGAACGTATCAGCCATTACTGATATGGAATCAATGACCCGCACTATCGACAAAGTTATCGACACCATCACCACCGTGTCGGTGAAAACCAGCATGCTTGCCGTTAACGGTGCTGTGGAAGCGGCCCGGGCGGGTGAATACGGTAAAGGTTTTGCTGTGGTATCTGCCGATATTCAAAGCCTTGCCGATGAGGCCGCTGAGAATGTTGAACAAATTAAAGATCTCATCAAAGCCATTCAGGATCAGACACAAAACGTGAAAACTGACCTGACCAACGTGGCAGAGAGCGCTTACCGTGAGGTGCAAAAAGCGAAGCAAACCACTGAGGACATCGCCGGTATTGCCAAAGATATGGCTGAAGTACTTTCTTACAACAAAGAAATGCAGCAAGCCGGTGAAGAAATTGCTGCTGCTGTAGCGCAGGCTCAAAAAGGCCTGGAGCAAATTGCCGCAGCGAATGAACAGGCCAGCAGTAACTGTCAGCAGGCATTGTCTGCCGCAGAGCAGCAGACCAAAGGCGTTGAAATCCTGGCCCGCTCTATCGAGGAAATCTCCTCTGTCGCTGATGAAATGCAAAACAGCTAA
- the secA gene encoding preprotein translocase subunit SecA encodes MFASILRKVFGSRNDRLIKKLKKNVDAINALEKEYEALSDEQLKAKTAELRARLEKGETPEDILNDAFATVREASKRVYGMRHFDVQMIGGMVLHTGKIAEMRTGEGKTLTATLPTYLNALTAKGVHVITVNDYLARRDADWSRELFEFLGMTVGCNVPGMSPDMKREAYNADVTYGTNNEFGFDYLRDNMAFSPQDRVQRPLHYAVVDEVDSILIDEARTPLIISGAAEDSSHLYRAINTVIPELVQQEKEDEEGQEGDGDYTVDEKARQIHLTERGQIHVEEILQRNGILPEGESLFAAGNISLLHHINAALRAHKLFQKDVDYIVKDDQIVIVDEHTGRTMEGRRWSEGLHQAVEAKEGVKIQNENQTLASITFQNYFRLYDKLAGMTGTADTEAFEFQSIYGLETVVIPTNRPMARKDMADLIYLTAQEKYDAIVADIRVAVKKGQPVLVGTVSIENSELLSRFLKKEKVPHKVLNAKFHEQEADIIAQAGRPGAVTIATNMAGRGTDIVLGGNWKAEAEKLENPTEAQLKKLKDEWEALHQQVLDAGGLHIIGTERHESRRIDNQLRGRAGRQGDPGSSRFYLSLDDALMRIFASEKMAGMMKRLGMEHGEAIEHPWVTRAIENAQRKVEGRNFDIRKQLLEYDDVANDQRKVIYEQRNELLDEGDISETIKAIRVDVVNGVVDEYIPPQSLEEMWDVPGLEERLKADFKVDLPVQKWLDSDDKLYEEKLRERVLTEIEGAYQEKENAVGPDVLRQFEKAIMLQNLDSHWKEHLAAMDHLRQGIHLRGYAQKNPKQEYKRESFELFSGMLEALKVEVITILSRVQVKAESDVEKVEEQRRQADDVPKNFNHEEAPEQAPEADGQSGIRSEMRQGPKVGRNDPCPCGSGKKYKQCHGKLS; translated from the coding sequence ATGTTTGCAAGCATCCTGAGGAAAGTATTCGGTAGCCGTAACGACCGTCTCATAAAAAAACTAAAAAAGAACGTCGATGCCATCAACGCATTGGAAAAGGAATACGAAGCGTTAAGCGATGAGCAACTAAAGGCGAAAACTGCCGAACTCAGAGCACGTTTGGAAAAAGGTGAAACCCCGGAAGATATCCTTAACGATGCCTTTGCCACCGTACGTGAAGCCAGTAAGCGCGTTTACGGTATGCGTCACTTCGACGTACAGATGATTGGTGGTATGGTACTGCACACAGGTAAAATTGCAGAAATGCGTACCGGTGAAGGTAAAACCCTTACCGCGACCTTACCCACTTACCTGAATGCTCTGACCGCTAAAGGTGTCCACGTTATTACCGTGAACGATTATCTGGCCCGCCGTGATGCCGACTGGTCCCGCGAGTTGTTTGAATTCTTAGGCATGACGGTAGGGTGTAATGTGCCCGGCATGTCACCGGATATGAAGCGTGAGGCTTACAACGCCGACGTTACTTACGGAACAAACAACGAATTCGGTTTCGATTACCTCCGTGACAATATGGCCTTCAGCCCGCAGGATCGTGTTCAGCGCCCGTTGCATTACGCGGTAGTGGATGAGGTTGACTCTATTCTTATCGATGAGGCAAGAACGCCGCTTATTATTTCCGGTGCAGCCGAGGACAGCTCTCACCTGTACAGAGCAATTAATACAGTGATCCCTGAACTGGTACAGCAGGAAAAAGAAGACGAAGAAGGGCAGGAAGGCGACGGCGATTACACCGTTGATGAAAAAGCCCGTCAGATTCACCTGACTGAACGGGGTCAAATCCACGTTGAAGAAATACTGCAACGTAACGGTATTCTGCCGGAAGGTGAATCTCTGTTTGCTGCCGGTAATATTTCCCTGCTTCACCATATCAATGCCGCATTGCGTGCCCACAAGTTATTCCAGAAAGATGTGGATTACATCGTAAAAGACGATCAAATCGTCATTGTTGATGAGCACACGGGCCGCACAATGGAAGGCCGTCGCTGGTCTGAGGGCCTGCACCAGGCGGTAGAAGCCAAAGAAGGCGTGAAGATCCAGAACGAGAACCAGACTCTGGCATCGATTACCTTCCAGAACTATTTCCGTTTATACGACAAACTTGCCGGTATGACCGGTACTGCCGATACCGAAGCATTTGAATTCCAGTCTATTTACGGACTGGAAACCGTGGTTATTCCGACCAACCGTCCAATGGCCCGTAAAGATATGGCCGACCTGATTTATCTGACTGCACAGGAAAAATACGACGCCATTGTGGCAGACATCCGTGTTGCAGTGAAAAAAGGTCAGCCGGTACTGGTCGGTACGGTGTCTATCGAAAACTCTGAACTGCTGTCCCGCTTTCTGAAGAAAGAAAAAGTGCCGCACAAAGTGCTGAACGCCAAGTTCCACGAACAGGAAGCGGATATTATCGCTCAGGCCGGCCGTCCCGGCGCTGTCACCATCGCGACTAATATGGCCGGTCGTGGTACCGATATTGTGCTTGGCGGTAACTGGAAAGCCGAAGCTGAGAAACTGGAAAACCCCACTGAAGCGCAACTTAAGAAACTGAAAGATGAGTGGGAAGCGCTGCATCAGCAAGTACTCGATGCCGGTGGTTTGCATATCATTGGTACCGAGCGTCACGAATCACGCCGTATTGATAACCAGTTACGTGGTCGTGCCGGCCGTCAGGGTGATCCCGGTTCCAGCCGTTTCTACCTGTCGCTGGATGATGCACTCATGCGTATCTTCGCGTCTGAGAAAATGGCTGGCATGATGAAGCGCCTGGGCATGGAGCATGGCGAAGCCATTGAGCACCCGTGGGTAACCCGCGCAATTGAAAACGCCCAGCGTAAAGTGGAAGGCCGTAACTTCGATATCCGTAAGCAGTTGCTGGAATACGATGACGTGGCTAATGATCAACGTAAGGTCATTTACGAACAGCGTAACGAACTGCTGGACGAAGGTGACATCAGCGAAACGATTAAAGCTATCCGTGTAGACGTGGTGAATGGCGTAGTTGATGAGTACATTCCTCCCCAGTCACTGGAAGAAATGTGGGATGTGCCGGGCCTGGAAGAGCGACTTAAAGCAGACTTTAAAGTCGACCTGCCTGTGCAGAAATGGCTTGATAGCGATGATAAGTTGTACGAAGAAAAACTCCGTGAGCGTGTTCTGACAGAAATCGAAGGCGCTTATCAGGAAAAAGAAAATGCAGTAGGCCCGGATGTACTGCGTCAGTTTGAAAAAGCGATCATGCTGCAGAACCTCGACAGTCACTGGAAAGAGCATCTGGCTGCTATGGACCACCTTCGTCAGGGTATTCACCTGCGTGGTTACGCCCAGAAGAATCCTAAGCAGGAATATAAGCGTGAATCCTTTGAACTGTTCTCGGGTATGCTCGAAGCATTGAAAGTGGAAGTCATCACTATTTTGAGCCGTGTGCAGGTCAAAGCAGAATCTGATGTGGAGAAAGTAGAAGAGCAGCGTCGTCAGGCTGACGATGTGCCTAAGAACTTTAATCACGAAGAGGCACCTGAACAGGCGCCGGAGGCCGATGGCCAGTCAGGCATCCGCTCTGAAATGCGCCAGGGGCCTAAAGTAGGCCGTAACGACCCGTGTCCTTGCGGTTCAGGTAAAAAATATAAACAGTGCCACGGTAAACTGTCTTAA
- a CDS encoding M23 family metallopeptidase, with protein sequence MKLTITFIGQQKRYRKSISVRTLVSFTVLSSLFMLVSSRSTDSVSEDIARIKLAQAANEAGGAEVDALAASTRQQLQILAERLAEMDATVSQLDEKGKLIAAEFGMKAEDLDAFDPGSSPKNVENEPLMEQIAALQQTVSAKKQQLAMLESLVRGHHIHEQSQLSGRPIASGWLSSYYGMRADPFTGNPAMHKGLDFAGKSGDDVVSTAAGIVTWAGERHGYGLLIEIDHGDGMVTRYGHNQALSVAIGDVVTKGQTIAVMGSTGRSTGAHVHYEVIRNGQQIDPLPYVTKRR encoded by the coding sequence ATGAAACTAACGATAACCTTTATTGGTCAGCAGAAGCGATACAGGAAAAGCATCAGTGTGAGAACACTGGTGAGTTTTACCGTGCTCTCGTCGTTATTCATGTTAGTTTCCAGCCGTTCCACTGATTCCGTTTCCGAAGATATTGCCAGAATTAAGCTTGCTCAGGCCGCTAATGAAGCCGGAGGTGCAGAAGTTGATGCACTGGCTGCCAGCACACGTCAGCAATTACAAATTCTGGCAGAGCGTCTCGCTGAAATGGATGCGACGGTGTCGCAACTTGATGAGAAAGGCAAATTAATTGCCGCTGAATTTGGGATGAAGGCAGAAGATTTAGACGCCTTTGACCCCGGCTCTTCGCCAAAAAACGTGGAAAATGAACCCCTGATGGAACAAATCGCCGCTTTACAGCAGACTGTGTCTGCGAAAAAACAGCAGCTGGCGATGCTTGAAAGTCTTGTCCGGGGGCATCATATCCATGAACAGAGTCAATTATCTGGCCGGCCAATAGCGTCGGGATGGTTGTCTTCTTATTACGGCATGCGCGCAGATCCTTTTACCGGCAATCCAGCAATGCACAAAGGGCTGGATTTTGCGGGTAAATCTGGTGATGACGTTGTTTCCACTGCTGCAGGCATCGTGACCTGGGCAGGAGAACGTCACGGTTATGGCTTACTGATAGAAATCGATCATGGTGATGGAATGGTGACCCGGTACGGGCACAACCAGGCACTGTCGGTTGCTATCGGTGACGTTGTAACAAAAGGTCAGACTATCGCAGTGATGGGTAGTACCGGCCGCTCCACAGGTGCTCATGTTCACTACGAAGTAATAAGAAACGGGCAACAAATCGATCCTCTGCCGTACGTTACCAAAAGACGTTAA
- a CDS encoding chemotaxis protein CheW, with protein sequence MQEMETQEITATDTELQFVSFQIGKEKFAFPMQSVGEIIRVPVMVGVPLGPHQMMGLANLRGNVLPVYDLRAILLSCSAEQTETSRVVVVESTLGMTGFLVDKVNRVYSVPKDTVVNDKQGDSSISYDYLQGLIKQKNEPLEQILNVENLVQSQLTVSHKKDGSGLQLQQNRTGSQDINSEAEDDLQQLVCFSIAGQEFAFYLHDVGEIVRVPDDISALPDSNPSVLGLVNLRGRIIPIVDLAMNLGMQPCEMNDATRIIIVNCSDSSQSAVGFVVAKVSNVVSISPSALEPVPSMCNDGYTDGALEAVYRVEGTKRLISIVNLQSVFQRSLSQALSQVDLQDEVSDMANQDEGVLTEEDYAQYVIFSIAGQEYGVSIEDTQEITRIPDKLESVPNTPDYLQGIVNLRGTVLPVIDLRTRLGLPKAEATDRQRIVVLTRNKQKTGFIVDGVAEVKTVITDSIEDAPSLSDEQTELLNKLIKLNKEQRIIQLIEPSVLLNDNDIAKVNGG encoded by the coding sequence ATGCAAGAAATGGAAACTCAGGAAATTACCGCAACAGACACTGAGCTGCAGTTTGTTTCTTTTCAGATTGGAAAAGAGAAATTTGCATTTCCGATGCAGTCTGTTGGCGAAATTATTCGTGTTCCCGTGATGGTTGGGGTTCCGCTGGGGCCCCACCAGATGATGGGACTGGCAAACCTGCGGGGTAACGTACTGCCGGTTTACGATTTACGGGCTATTTTGTTGTCGTGTTCAGCGGAACAAACTGAAACATCCCGTGTTGTCGTTGTGGAGTCAACACTTGGTATGACGGGCTTTCTGGTCGACAAAGTAAACCGTGTTTACAGTGTACCGAAAGACACCGTGGTTAATGACAAACAAGGCGACTCGTCAATTTCTTATGACTACCTGCAAGGGTTGATTAAGCAAAAGAACGAACCGCTGGAGCAGATCCTTAATGTTGAAAACCTGGTGCAGTCACAGTTAACCGTCAGCCATAAAAAAGATGGTTCCGGCCTGCAACTGCAGCAAAACCGTACCGGTTCGCAAGACATTAACAGCGAAGCCGAAGATGATTTGCAACAACTGGTTTGTTTTTCCATAGCCGGACAAGAATTTGCTTTTTATCTCCATGATGTGGGTGAGATTGTGCGTGTTCCCGACGACATATCTGCCTTACCCGACAGTAATCCTTCGGTACTGGGGCTGGTAAATCTGCGGGGACGGATTATTCCCATCGTCGATCTGGCCATGAACCTTGGCATGCAGCCCTGCGAAATGAACGATGCTACCCGCATCATCATTGTTAACTGCAGCGACAGCAGTCAGTCCGCTGTGGGCTTTGTGGTAGCAAAAGTCAGCAATGTGGTGAGTATATCGCCGTCGGCGTTGGAGCCTGTTCCGTCTATGTGTAACGACGGATATACCGATGGTGCGCTTGAAGCAGTGTATCGGGTAGAAGGCACTAAGCGACTCATTTCTATCGTTAACTTGCAAAGTGTTTTCCAACGCTCGCTAAGCCAGGCGCTGAGCCAGGTTGATTTACAAGATGAGGTTTCTGATATGGCTAATCAGGACGAAGGGGTGTTGACCGAAGAAGACTATGCCCAATACGTGATCTTCTCCATTGCAGGACAAGAGTACGGGGTCAGCATCGAAGATACCCAGGAAATAACACGCATTCCCGACAAGTTGGAAAGTGTGCCCAATACACCGGACTATCTGCAAGGCATTGTCAATCTGCGTGGCACAGTACTGCCTGTGATTGATTTACGCACGCGATTGGGATTACCCAAAGCTGAGGCCACTGACCGGCAGCGCATTGTGGTGCTTACCCGTAATAAGCAAAAAACCGGCTTTATTGTGGATGGTGTGGCAGAAGTTAAAACCGTTATTACCGATTCTATCGAAGATGCGCCTTCACTGTCTGATGAGCAAACCGAGTTGTTAAACAAGCTTATCAAGCTCAATAAAGAGCAACGCATCATTCAGCTCATCGAGCCGTCGGTCCTGCTGAACGACAACGATATTGCAAAAGTAAACGGGGGTTAA